One segment of Deinococcus multiflagellatus DNA contains the following:
- the miaA gene encoding tRNA (adenosine(37)-N6)-dimethylallyltransferase MiaA produces the protein MRALPILTAPTAAGKSALAQDWALHAGGELVCADAFTVYRGLDIGTAKPGPAERAQVPHHLLDVAEVHEPFDVARFVALAEAAVAEVLSRGRTPLIVGGSGFYLSALVRGLPLTPPSDPRARAEVEAELAERGLDALLADIERRHPAEAARLERNPRRVVRAEEIYRRTGRYPGDFGHRPPAFPYEVLAFTRPPEELEARMHARVLAMFDAGWAREAAWLAAQVSPDTQPRPTVWQALGYHEALAVAGGTLAVPEAAAQIALATRQYAKRQQTFIRTQLGAPLLSEGEARRHLFTGWPR, from the coding sequence GTGCGCGCGCTGCCCATCCTGACTGCCCCCACCGCCGCTGGCAAAAGCGCCCTGGCCCAGGACTGGGCCCTGCACGCGGGCGGCGAACTGGTCTGCGCCGACGCGTTCACCGTGTACCGGGGCCTGGACATCGGCACCGCCAAGCCGGGCCCCGCCGAGCGCGCGCAGGTGCCCCATCACCTGCTGGACGTGGCCGAGGTCCACGAGCCGTTCGATGTGGCCCGCTTTGTTGCACTGGCCGAGGCCGCCGTGGCCGAGGTGCTCTCACGGGGCCGCACGCCGCTGATCGTGGGGGGCAGCGGCTTTTACCTCTCGGCCCTGGTGCGCGGCCTGCCCCTGACCCCGCCCAGCGACCCCAGGGCGCGCGCCGAGGTGGAAGCCGAACTGGCCGAGCGGGGCCTGGACGCCCTGCTGGCCGACATTGAACGCCGCCACCCCGCCGAGGCCGCCCGCCTGGAGCGCAACCCCCGCCGCGTGGTGCGCGCCGAGGAGATCTACCGCCGCACCGGCCGTTACCCCGGCGACTTCGGGCACCGCCCGCCCGCCTTTCCCTACGAGGTGCTGGCCTTCACGCGCCCCCCGGAAGAACTCGAAGCCCGCATGCACGCCCGGGTGCTGGCGATGTTTGACGCGGGCTGGGCCCGTGAAGCCGCGTGGCTGGCCGCGCAGGTGTCCCCAGACACCCAGCCGCGCCCCACCGTCTGGCAGGCCCTGGGCTACCACGAGGCCCTGGCGGTGGCGGGCGGGACCCTGGCGGTGCCAGAGGCCGCCGCGCAGATTGCCCTGGCCACCCGCCAGTACGCCAAACGCCAGCAGACCTTCATCCGCACGCAGCTGGGCGCGCCGCTGTTAAGTGAGGGTGAAGCGCGCCGGCATCTCTTCACCGGGTGGCCTCGTTAG
- a CDS encoding Hsp20/alpha crystallin family protein produces MNEPVLARLHHLMTLREEVETLSSPVPWTPAADWTDDDAHLCLQLDVPGVDAESLEVQEDGETVTVAGQRPASERLLRGERPSGIFRRTLTFPEPVRPQSGQASLVHGVLTIRFEKRHPTISVPSSDLGREEQGE; encoded by the coding sequence ATGAACGAGCCCGTACTGGCGCGACTGCACCACCTGATGACGCTGCGGGAAGAGGTGGAAACCCTATCCAGCCCCGTGCCCTGGACCCCGGCCGCCGACTGGACCGATGACGACGCCCACCTGTGCCTGCAGCTGGACGTGCCCGGCGTGGACGCCGAGTCCCTGGAGGTGCAGGAAGACGGCGAGACCGTCACGGTGGCCGGCCAGCGCCCGGCCTCCGAGCGGCTGCTGCGCGGCGAGCGCCCCAGCGGTATTTTCCGGCGCACCCTCACCTTTCCTGAACCCGTGCGGCCCCAGTCGGGGCAGGCTTCCCTGGTCCACGGCGTGCTGACGATCCGCTTTGAAAAGCGCCACCCCACCATCAGCGTGCCTTCCAGCGATCTGGGGCGAGAAGAGCAGGGGGAGTAG
- the pfkA gene encoding 6-phosphofructokinase, translating into MTDVPHCPPQPNPAGIRRVAVLTSGGDAPGMNAAIRAVVRTATSQGIEVIGVRRGFSGLHRGDFVTLGPRDVANTIQRGGTILLSARSATWRTPEGRARGARHLRAHDVDALIVIGGDGSFHGAHFLQEEHDIPVVGLPGTIDNDLYGTDHTIGYFTAVETALDAVDKLRDTGASHERIFVIEVMGRHAGHIALDVAVAGGAEEVFIPEDAKDMASVLDTVRSSVKRGKLGSIIIVAEGYPGGATGVAAAIQEGTGMETRVSILGHIQRGGSPVSSDRILASRLGEAAVYALMEGRKGVMIGRQNHEVSYTPLNETWEQRKDVSRDLYRCARTLSI; encoded by the coding sequence ATGACCGATGTTCCGCACTGCCCGCCCCAGCCCAATCCCGCCGGGATTCGCCGCGTTGCCGTTCTGACCAGCGGCGGCGACGCCCCCGGCATGAACGCCGCCATCCGCGCCGTGGTGCGCACCGCCACCTCGCAGGGCATAGAGGTGATTGGGGTGCGCCGGGGCTTTTCTGGCCTGCACCGGGGCGACTTCGTGACCCTGGGGCCCCGGGACGTGGCCAACACCATTCAGCGCGGCGGCACCATCCTGCTCTCGGCCCGCAGCGCCACGTGGCGCACCCCCGAAGGCCGCGCCCGGGGTGCCCGGCACCTGCGCGCCCACGACGTGGACGCCCTGATCGTGATTGGCGGCGACGGCTCCTTCCACGGCGCCCATTTCCTGCAAGAAGAGCACGACATTCCGGTGGTGGGTCTGCCGGGCACCATTGACAACGACCTGTACGGCACCGACCACACCATCGGCTATTTCACGGCCGTGGAAACTGCCCTGGACGCCGTGGACAAGCTGCGCGACACCGGCGCCAGCCACGAGCGCATCTTCGTGATTGAGGTCATGGGCCGCCACGCCGGCCACATTGCCCTGGACGTGGCGGTGGCCGGCGGCGCCGAGGAGGTCTTTATCCCCGAAGACGCCAAGGACATGGCCAGTGTGCTGGACACCGTGCGCAGCAGCGTCAAGCGCGGCAAGCTGGGCAGCATCATCATCGTGGCCGAGGGCTATCCGGGCGGCGCCACCGGGGTCGCCGCCGCCATTCAGGAAGGCACCGGCATGGAAACCCGCGTGAGCATCCTGGGCCACATCCAGCGCGGGGGCAGCCCGGTGTCCTCGGACCGGATTCTGGCCAGCCGCCTGGGCGAAGCCGCCGTGTACGCCCTGATGGAAGGCCGCAAGGGCGTGATGATCGGCCGCCAGAACCATGAGGTGAGCTACACCCCCCTGAACGAGACCTGGGAGCAGCGCAAGGACGTGAGCCGCGACCTGTACCGCTGCGCCCGCACCCTGAGTATCTGA
- the rsmI gene encoding 16S rRNA (cytidine(1402)-2'-O)-methyltransferase has translation MTEPVNGPLDGPLETAWTEPDHAPEPPHDQSGARVWLVPTPVGNLGDITLRALEVLRAADAVACEDTRRTGALLTHLGIRKPLVRLDAHTMNRAPQVLERHPRLAYVSDAGTPGISDPGAELVQAALAADVPVEVLPGPTALVPALVLSGLPAGRFAFEGFLPRAGRDRRERLAAVAAREETSVLYESPHRLHDTLQDLAAACGETRPASVTRELSKRFEETARGTLAELAAHFEGGVRGEIVVVVAGRDPAEAAQGPDFAALAQTLAEAGHSVRDIREQLQRQGLRKNDAYTLALQATGSASDRSTD, from the coding sequence ATGACTGAGCCGGTGAATGGGCCACTGGATGGGCCGCTGGAGACGGCCTGGACCGAGCCAGACCACGCCCCAGAGCCGCCCCACGACCAGAGCGGCGCCCGGGTCTGGCTGGTGCCCACCCCCGTGGGCAACCTGGGCGACATTACCCTACGGGCCCTGGAGGTGCTGCGCGCCGCCGACGCCGTGGCCTGCGAGGACACCCGCCGCACCGGCGCGCTGCTGACCCACCTGGGCATCCGCAAACCCCTGGTGCGCCTTGACGCCCACACCATGAACCGCGCGCCGCAGGTGCTGGAGCGCCATCCCCGCCTGGCTTACGTGAGCGACGCCGGCACCCCCGGCATCAGCGACCCCGGCGCCGAACTGGTGCAGGCCGCGCTGGCGGCCGACGTGCCCGTGGAAGTGCTGCCCGGCCCCACCGCGCTGGTGCCCGCGCTGGTGCTCTCGGGTTTGCCAGCTGGGCGCTTTGCCTTTGAAGGCTTCCTGCCCCGGGCAGGCCGCGACCGCCGCGAGCGTCTGGCTGCGGTGGCCGCCCGCGAAGAAACCTCGGTGCTGTACGAGAGTCCCCACCGTCTGCACGACACCTTGCAGGACCTCGCCGCCGCCTGCGGCGAGACGCGCCCCGCCAGTGTGACCCGCGAACTCAGCAAGCGCTTTGAAGAAACGGCGCGCGGCACCCTGGCCGAACTGGCCGCCCATTTTGAGGGCGGTGTGCGCGGCGAGATTGTGGTGGTGGTGGCGGGCCGCGACCCGGCCGAGGCGGCGCAGGGGCCCGACTTCGCGGCCCTGGCCCAGACCCTGGCAGAAGCCGGCCACAGCGTGAGGGATATACGTGAGCAGTTGCAGCGCCAGGGTTTGCGTAAGAATGACGCTTACACCTTGGCGCTTCAGGCCACCGGAAGCGCTTCCGACCGTTCCACCGACTGA
- a CDS encoding 23S rRNA (pseudouridine(1915)-N(3))-methyltransferase RlmH — protein sequence MRLHLITVGEPKLAYARAGWDEYEKRLRRFHRVQVTRVSARTQAQESEAVRRAAGRAPLVLLDPRGAQFTSEGLSAFLDAQAVSGVGELAFAVGGPDGHTDDLRAGAARLWSLGQLTLPHDLAMVVLLEALYRAGTISAGEPYHRG from the coding sequence GTGCGTCTGCACCTGATTACCGTTGGCGAACCCAAGCTGGCCTATGCGCGGGCCGGGTGGGACGAGTACGAAAAGCGGCTGCGGCGCTTTCACCGCGTGCAGGTCACGCGGGTGTCCGCCCGCACCCAGGCGCAAGAAAGCGAGGCGGTGCGCCGTGCGGCCGGGCGGGCGCCCCTGGTGCTGCTGGACCCGCGCGGCGCGCAGTTCACCTCTGAGGGCCTGAGTGCCTTTCTGGACGCGCAGGCGGTCTCTGGCGTGGGCGAACTGGCCTTTGCGGTGGGCGGCCCGGACGGCCACACCGACGACTTGCGCGCCGGGGCGGCCCGGTTATGGAGCCTGGGGCAGCTGACGTTGCCGCACGATCTGGCGATGGTGGTGCTGCTTGAAGCCCTGTACCGCGCCGGGACCATCAGCGCAGGGGAGCCGTACCACCGGGGCTAG
- a CDS encoding GNAT family N-acetyltransferase, protein MTDLPAPAAEWLRAPTLRGRAVTLEALHPEHAADLHAGATEDTIRFLARGGPTAQTVPAWADYIERLNALPRRVNFAVRLGDGPVVGRISYSEVRAEDRWVEIGTMLLPAAQGTAVNPEAKRLLLGRAFEGLGAGRVHFKVDARNERSLRAMRRLGAVQEGVLRAYQVRPDGHARDSVMFSILAAEWPGVRAALDRRLDDLLGRTAPPLP, encoded by the coding sequence ATGACCGACCTGCCTGCCCCTGCGGCCGAGTGGCTGCGCGCCCCCACCCTGCGCGGGCGGGCCGTGACCCTGGAAGCCCTGCACCCAGAGCACGCCGCCGACCTGCACGCGGGCGCCACCGAAGACACCATCCGCTTTCTGGCGCGCGGCGGGCCCACGGCGCAGACGGTGCCCGCCTGGGCCGACTACATTGAGCGGCTGAACGCCCTGCCGCGCCGGGTGAACTTTGCCGTGCGCCTTGGGGATGGGCCGGTGGTGGGGCGCATCAGCTACAGCGAGGTGCGCGCAGAGGACCGCTGGGTCGAGATTGGCACCATGTTGCTGCCCGCCGCGCAGGGCACCGCCGTGAACCCAGAGGCCAAGCGGCTGCTGCTGGGCCGGGCTTTTGAAGGCCTGGGCGCGGGGCGGGTGCACTTCAAGGTGGACGCGCGCAACGAACGCAGTCTGCGGGCCATGCGGCGGCTGGGCGCGGTGCAGGAGGGGGTGCTGCGGGCGTATCAGGTGCGGCCGGACGGCCACGCGCGCGACAGCGTGATGTTCAGCATCCTGGCGGCCGAGTGGCCTGGGGTACGCGCGGCGCTGGACCGGCGACTGGACGACCTGCTGGGGCGGACCGCGCCGCCTCTTCCATGA
- a CDS encoding phospho-N-acetylmuramoyl-pentapeptide-transferase produces the protein MMVVTALLSWFLVGLFVRVSKARGWGQRVRADGPQTHLVKDGTPTAGGVPFVVAMLLVFVPLYLSGQGGDSRELIIMLTALGMGLIGGADDLLKIRSRMKGSGKSELLAREKFPLQFLVAALFAYFAAPLASHELVPGLGRVGDVVLLTLVMVGSVNAFNFADGLDGLLSGIAIIVLLPLLGLSPISALLVAALLGFLWFNAHPARVFMGDMGSHAIGAIAAGAYVLHADVWLLPLAAIIPVVAVLSVVIQVASFKLRGKRVFKMAPIQHHFEHKDIGWPETHVTMRFWVITAVATAGVWWLLGGRP, from the coding sequence ATGATGGTCGTGACGGCGCTGCTGTCGTGGTTTCTGGTGGGGCTGTTCGTGCGGGTCAGCAAGGCGCGCGGCTGGGGCCAGCGCGTGCGCGCCGACGGACCGCAGACCCACCTGGTCAAGGACGGCACGCCCACGGCGGGCGGCGTGCCCTTTGTGGTGGCCATGCTGCTGGTGTTCGTGCCGCTGTACCTGAGCGGGCAGGGCGGCGACAGCCGCGAACTGATCATCATGCTCACCGCCCTGGGCATGGGTCTGATCGGCGGGGCCGACGACCTGCTGAAAATCCGCTCGCGCATGAAGGGCAGCGGGAAAAGCGAGCTGCTGGCACGCGAGAAGTTCCCGCTGCAGTTTCTGGTGGCGGCGCTGTTCGCCTACTTCGCCGCGCCGCTGGCCTCGCACGAACTGGTGCCGGGCCTGGGCCGGGTGGGCGACGTGGTCCTGCTGACCCTGGTGATGGTGGGCAGCGTGAACGCCTTTAACTTCGCCGATGGCCTGGACGGGCTGCTGTCGGGCATTGCCATCATCGTGCTGCTGCCGCTGCTGGGGCTCTCACCCATCAGCGCCCTGCTGGTAGCGGCGCTGCTGGGCTTCCTGTGGTTCAACGCCCACCCGGCGCGCGTGTTCATGGGCGACATGGGCAGCCACGCCATCGGGGCGATTGCGGCCGGGGCCTACGTGCTGCACGCCGACGTCTGGCTGCTGCCGCTGGCGGCCATCATTCCGGTGGTGGCGGTGCTGAGCGTGGTGATTCAGGTGGCGTCGTTCAAGCTGCGCGGCAAGCGGGTGTTCAAGATGGCGCCCATTCAGCACCACTTTGAGCACAAGGACATCGGCTGGCCCGAAACGCACGTCACCATGCGCTTCTGGGTGATCACGGCGGTGGCCACGGCGGGCGTGTGGTGGCTGCTGGGCGGGCGGCCGTAG
- a CDS encoding class I SAM-dependent rRNA methyltransferase, which translates to MPDPAALLTRRAHLRAQGTTLYRAAHLTETEGVYTVDVAGRAGILSLYVPLTAAQEHDLAAVWGEAAGLQGVYLKRRPPEARHVANVAREQLSPPEPVWGGPLPELVATEAGVPFLIRPGADLSTGLFTDARPARAWVRAHSAGRRVLNTFAYTCGFGLSAALGGAAAVKNVDLSRKVLAWGQANYAQSGLSAPDQDFLYGDVFEWLARLERRGDRFDLVVLDPPSFARGKSGVWRAERDYARLAGLAARVTAPGGQVLALLNHAGVSGPQLERMVQSGLYEQGRRAELQGSFGAGEDYPGAGHLKVQVWTLN; encoded by the coding sequence CTGCCCGACCCCGCCGCCCTGCTGACGCGCCGCGCCCACCTGCGCGCGCAGGGCACCACGCTGTACCGCGCCGCGCACCTGACCGAAACAGAGGGCGTGTACACGGTGGACGTGGCGGGCCGGGCCGGCATTCTGAGCCTGTACGTGCCGCTGACGGCCGCCCAGGAGCACGATCTGGCCGCAGTCTGGGGCGAGGCGGCCGGGCTGCAGGGGGTGTACCTCAAGCGCCGCCCACCGGAGGCACGGCATGTGGCGAATGTGGCCCGCGAGCAGCTCTCGCCGCCAGAGCCGGTGTGGGGTGGGCCCTTGCCCGAACTGGTGGCGACCGAGGCCGGCGTGCCCTTCCTGATCCGCCCCGGTGCCGACCTGAGCACCGGCCTGTTTACCGACGCCCGCCCGGCGCGCGCCTGGGTGCGGGCCCACAGCGCGGGGCGGCGGGTGCTGAATACCTTTGCCTACACCTGCGGCTTTGGCCTGAGTGCCGCGCTGGGTGGGGCGGCGGCGGTGAAAAACGTGGACCTGTCGCGCAAGGTGCTGGCCTGGGGGCAGGCCAACTACGCCCAGAGCGGCCTGAGCGCGCCAGACCAGGATTTTCTGTACGGCGACGTGTTCGAGTGGCTCGCTCGCCTGGAGCGCCGGGGCGACCGCTTTGACCTCGTGGTGCTGGACCCCCCCAGCTTCGCGCGGGGCAAGAGCGGCGTATGGCGGGCCGAGCGCGATTACGCCCGGCTGGCCGGGCTGGCGGCCCGGGTCACGGCGCCGGGGGGGCAGGTGCTGGCGCTGCTGAACCACGCTGGCGTGTCTGGCCCGCAACTGGAGCGCATGGTGCAGAGCGGGCTGTACGAGCAGGGGCGGCGGGCCGAGTTGCAGGGCAGCTTCGGTGCGGGCGAGGATTACCCGGGCGCCGGGCACCTGAAGGTGCAGGTGTGGACGCTGAACTGA
- a CDS encoding tetratricopeptide repeat-containing diguanylate cyclase yields MHDAAAGPLTAPERIDDLNRRSAQLVFQHPREALAFSEEALALARAAADQPRMALSALRLGTAASVSGDDERAALLVAEALALFQAVGDTQGEAGAYLSLSTVCRNLGRLIDGLQHALQGLDIARREGLQRLQGACLSNVGLIHTDLGDHQKALEAFLAALPLTRAAGLPGDEAMCLTNLGDVCQQAGEAAQALTHYGAALAIIRRLGHTHHELDVLCGLGQAHVKLGQAEEALSLLRGALDVAQARGDHKCDARLLLGLGDAYQQLGQAEDALHVYRQARTLAAEARAAHEESRALRWLGALHLKRRESAQALDALEEGLALAQGCRAQRDEQEIHALLSETHRQRGAYRAALQHYQRYHQLERELDNLQALHRTQALLLQVDLDQARHAAEAQRQINARLTELNQELAAANAQKAELLARLQAQAEHLVRLSQEDALTGLSNRRHFNECLEAEVQRALRYGRPLSVVLLDIDHFKAVNDTYSHQVGDLVLRELAGLLRASCRQMDTVARFGGEEFVLLLPETAGPAAQTMCERLRQTVQNHDWSGLHPGLRLTVSLGVASYCTLGAAQLLALADAELYRAKGAGRNRVSLASEPGCE; encoded by the coding sequence ATGCACGACGCCGCAGCCGGGCCGCTGACCGCCCCCGAGCGCATAGACGACCTGAACCGCCGCTCCGCCCAGCTGGTGTTTCAGCACCCCCGCGAGGCCCTGGCCTTCAGCGAGGAAGCGCTGGCGCTGGCCCGCGCCGCGGCAGATCAGCCGCGCATGGCCCTCAGCGCGCTGCGCCTGGGCACGGCGGCCTCGGTGTCGGGCGACGACGAACGCGCCGCCCTCCTGGTGGCCGAGGCGCTGGCGCTGTTTCAGGCGGTGGGTGACACCCAGGGCGAGGCGGGCGCCTACCTGAGCCTGTCCACCGTCTGTCGCAACCTGGGCCGCCTGATTGACGGCCTGCAGCACGCCCTGCAGGGCCTGGACATCGCCCGGCGCGAGGGGCTGCAGCGGCTTCAGGGCGCCTGCCTGAGCAACGTGGGCCTGATTCACACCGACCTGGGCGACCACCAGAAGGCCCTGGAAGCCTTTCTGGCGGCCCTGCCCCTGACGCGCGCCGCTGGCCTGCCGGGCGACGAGGCCATGTGCCTGACCAACCTGGGCGACGTGTGCCAGCAGGCCGGCGAGGCCGCCCAGGCCTTGACCCACTACGGGGCGGCCCTGGCGATCATCCGCCGCCTGGGCCACACCCACCATGAACTGGACGTGCTGTGTGGCCTGGGGCAGGCGCATGTGAAACTGGGGCAGGCCGAGGAGGCCCTGAGCCTCCTGCGCGGCGCGCTGGACGTGGCCCAGGCCCGGGGCGACCACAAGTGTGACGCCCGGCTGCTGCTGGGCCTGGGGGACGCCTACCAGCAACTGGGGCAGGCCGAAGATGCCCTGCACGTCTACCGGCAGGCCCGCACCCTGGCCGCCGAGGCCCGCGCCGCCCACGAGGAGTCGCGCGCCCTGCGCTGGCTGGGGGCCCTGCACCTGAAGCGGCGCGAATCGGCCCAGGCCCTCGATGCCCTGGAAGAGGGGCTGGCCCTGGCCCAGGGCTGCCGGGCCCAGCGCGACGAGCAGGAGATTCACGCCCTGCTCAGCGAAACCCACCGCCAGCGCGGCGCCTACCGCGCGGCCCTGCAGCATTACCAGCGCTATCACCAGCTGGAACGTGAGCTGGACAACCTGCAGGCCCTGCACCGCACCCAGGCCCTTCTGCTGCAGGTGGACCTGGATCAGGCCCGCCACGCCGCCGAGGCCCAGCGCCAGATCAACGCCCGCCTGACCGAACTGAACCAGGAACTCGCGGCGGCCAACGCACAGAAGGCCGAGTTGCTGGCCCGCCTGCAAGCCCAGGCCGAGCACCTCGTGCGGCTCTCGCAGGAAGACGCCCTGACCGGCCTGTCCAACCGGCGCCACTTCAACGAGTGCCTGGAGGCCGAGGTGCAGCGCGCCCTGCGCTATGGCCGACCCCTGAGCGTGGTGCTGCTGGACATTGACCACTTCAAGGCGGTGAACGACACCTACTCGCATCAGGTGGGCGACCTCGTGCTGCGCGAACTGGCCGGGCTGCTGCGCGCCAGCTGCCGCCAGATGGACACCGTGGCCCGCTTTGGCGGCGAGGAATTCGTGCTGCTGCTGCCCGAAACGGCTGGCCCCGCCGCCCAGACCATGTGCGAGCGCCTGCGCCAGACGGTGCAGAACCACGACTGGAGCGGGCTGCACCCCGGCCTGCGCCTGACAGTCAGCCTGGGGGTGGCGTCGTACTGCACCCTGGGCGCCGCCCAGTTGCTGGCCCTGGCCGACGCCGAGCTGTACCGCGCCAAGGGCGCCGGCCGCAACCGGGTCAGTCTGGCAAGTGAGCCGGGGTGCGAGTAG
- the trpA gene encoding tryptophan synthase subunit alpha, with translation MTTLAPTRGAARLHAAFEQARTEGRAAFIPYMTAGYPTAAGFPALAQTLLAHADILEVGIPYSDPLGDGPTIQRASEQALAGGTSTRHSLALVAELRARTDKPIVVMTYVNPIYAVGPREFMRLAQRAGVDGLILPDLPPDQDLEIADLAAEHGLAVTFLIAPTSTPARVALVAQACTGFLYAVSVTGVTGAREGAALGEVPAMLALARQHARVPVAVGFGVKDAATARQVAGVADGVVVGSAFITAAANGQDVDALAASIRAGCVR, from the coding sequence ATGACCACCCTGGCTCCCACGCGCGGCGCCGCGCGCCTGCACGCCGCTTTCGAGCAGGCCCGCACAGAGGGCCGCGCCGCCTTCATTCCCTACATGACGGCCGGCTATCCCACCGCCGCTGGTTTCCCGGCCCTGGCGCAGACGCTGCTGGCCCACGCCGACATTCTGGAAGTGGGCATTCCCTACAGTGACCCCCTGGGCGACGGCCCCACCATCCAGCGCGCCAGCGAGCAGGCCCTGGCGGGCGGCACCAGCACCCGCCACTCCCTGGCCCTGGTGGCCGAGCTGCGCGCCAGGACCGACAAGCCCATCGTGGTGATGACCTATGTAAACCCCATCTACGCCGTGGGCCCGCGCGAATTCATGCGGCTGGCCCAGCGCGCCGGTGTGGACGGCCTGATCCTGCCGGACCTGCCCCCCGATCAGGACCTGGAAATTGCCGATCTGGCCGCCGAGCACGGTCTAGCCGTCACTTTCCTGATTGCGCCCACCAGCACCCCGGCGCGCGTGGCCCTGGTGGCGCAGGCCTGCACCGGCTTTCTGTACGCGGTCAGCGTGACCGGCGTGACCGGCGCCCGTGAAGGCGCGGCCCTGGGCGAGGTGCCCGCCATGCTGGCCCTGGCGCGGCAGCACGCCCGCGTGCCGGTCGCCGTGGGCTTTGGGGTCAAAGACGCCGCCACCGCCCGGCAGGTGGCCGGGGTGGCCGACGGCGTGGTGGTGGGCAGCGCCTTTATTACCGCCGCCGCCAACGGTCAGGATGTGGACGCCCTGGCCGCCAGCATTCGCGCGGGCTGCGTGCGCTAA
- the trpB gene encoding tryptophan synthase subunit beta encodes MPLTLPTYPQPDARGRFGRFGGRYVPETLIPALDELETAYAAAKTDPAFLGELDRLLREFVGRPSGLYLAQRLTEHAGGARIYLKREDQNYTGAHKINNCLAQALLAVRMGKKRVIAETGAGQHGVASATAAALLGLSCVVYMGAEDIRRQALNVFRMKLLGAEVREVTSGTATLKDATNEAIRDWVTNVRDTFYILGSVVGPHPYPAMVRDFQSVIGEELKVQHQALEGRPAPDAIVACVGGGSNAIGIFAPFAYLPEEERPLLIGTEAAGEGVDSGRHAASVAGGRIGVLHGAMMYLLNDDEGQIVPPHSVSAGLDYPGIGPEHCLYAQTGAAQYVPVTDAQALDALQLLTRLEGIIPALESAHAIYHAVELARTMRPDQTVVVNLSGRGDKDVAEVMRLLSLQDPVGETPGQLLSPSLLSEVHA; translated from the coding sequence ATGCCCCTGACGCTCCCCACCTACCCCCAGCCGGACGCGCGCGGGCGCTTCGGCCGTTTTGGCGGGCGGTATGTGCCCGAAACGCTGATTCCGGCGCTCGACGAGCTGGAAACGGCCTACGCGGCGGCCAAGACCGACCCGGCCTTCCTAGGAGAACTGGACCGCCTGCTGCGTGAATTCGTGGGGCGGCCCAGCGGCCTGTACCTTGCCCAGCGCCTCACCGAACACGCGGGCGGCGCCAGGATTTACCTCAAGCGCGAGGACCAGAATTACACGGGCGCCCACAAGATCAACAACTGTCTGGCCCAGGCCCTGCTGGCCGTGCGCATGGGCAAAAAGCGCGTGATTGCCGAAACCGGCGCCGGGCAGCACGGCGTGGCCAGCGCCACCGCCGCCGCCCTGCTGGGCCTGTCGTGCGTGGTGTACATGGGCGCCGAGGACATTCGCCGTCAGGCCCTGAATGTCTTTCGCATGAAGCTGCTGGGCGCCGAGGTCCGCGAGGTCACCTCCGGCACCGCCACCCTCAAGGACGCCACCAACGAGGCCATCCGCGACTGGGTCACCAACGTGCGCGACACCTTTTACATCCTGGGCAGCGTGGTGGGCCCGCACCCCTACCCGGCGATGGTGCGCGACTTTCAGTCTGTCATTGGCGAGGAACTCAAGGTGCAGCACCAGGCCCTGGAGGGCCGCCCGGCGCCCGACGCCATCGTGGCCTGCGTGGGCGGCGGCAGCAACGCCATCGGCATCTTTGCGCCCTTTGCCTACCTGCCCGAGGAAGAGCGGCCTCTCCTGATTGGCACCGAGGCCGCCGGGGAAGGCGTGGACTCCGGGCGCCACGCCGCCAGCGTGGCCGGTGGGCGCATCGGTGTGCTGCACGGCGCCATGATGTACCTGTTGAACGACGACGAGGGCCAGATCGTGCCGCCGCATTCGGTGAGCGCGGGCCTGGACTACCCCGGGATTGGCCCCGAGCACTGCCTGTACGCCCAGACCGGCGCCGCGCAGTACGTGCCCGTCACCGACGCCCAGGCCCTAGACGCCCTGCAGCTGCTGACCCGCTTAGAAGGCATTATTCCCGCGCTGGAAAGTGCCCACGCCATTTACCACGCGGTCGAACTGGCCCGCACCATGCGCCCGGACCAGACCGTGGTGGTCAACCTCTCGGGCCGGGGCGACAAGGACGTGGCCGAGGTCATGCGCCTGCTCAGTCTGCAGGACCCGGTGGGCGAGACACCGGGCCAACTGCTGTCCCCGTCCCTTCTTTCCGAGGTGCACGCATGA